Proteins encoded together in one Urocitellus parryii isolate mUroPar1 chromosome 3, mUroPar1.hap1, whole genome shotgun sequence window:
- the Plekhj1 gene encoding pleckstrin homology domain-containing family J member 1 — MRYNEKELRALSQQPAELAAELGMRGPKKGSVAKRRLVKLVVNFLFYFRTDEDEPLGALLLERCRVAQEEPGGFSISFVEDPERKYHFECCSQEQCEQWTEALRRASYEYMRRSLIFYRNEIQKMTGKDPLEQFGISEETRFQLSSSLREGQSAGVSSQLDELD; from the exons ATGCGCTACAACGAGAAGGAACTGCGGGCTCTGTCCCAGCAGCCGGCGGAGCTGGCAGCGGAGCTGGGCATGCGGGGGCCCAAGAAAGGCAGCG TGGCCAAGCGGCGGCTGGTGAAGCTGGTGGTCAACTTCCTCTTCTACTTCCGGACGGACGAGGACGAG CCCCTCGGAGCCCTGCTGCTGGAGCGCTGCAGAGTTGCGCAGGAAGAGCCCGGCGGCTTCTCCATCA GCTTCGTGGAGGACCCAGAGAGGAAGTACCACTTTGAGTGCTGCAGCCAGGAGCAGTGTGAACAGTGGACAGAAGCACTGCGTCGGGCCAG CTACGAGTACATGCGGAGAAGCCTCATCTTCTACAGGAACGAGATACAGAAGATGACGGGCAAG GACCCCCTGGAGCAGTTCGGCATATCTGAGGAGACCAGGTTTCAGCTGAGCAGCTCGCTGAGAGAGGGGCAGTCAGCTGGTGTCAGCTCCCAGCTGGATGAGCTGGACTGA
- the Dot1l gene encoding histone-lysine N-methyltransferase, H3 lysine-79 specific isoform X5: MLERGDFLSEEWRERIANTSVIFVNNFAFGPEVDHQLKERFANMKEGGRIVSSKPFAPLNFRINSRNLSDIGTIMRVVELSPLKGSVSWTGKPVSYYLHTIDRTILENYFSSLKNPKLREEQEAARRRQQRESKSNATTPTKVPESKAAAPAKVPESKAAGPAEAPRDSGAEEEKAGVTTVKKPSPSKARKKKLNKKGRKMAGRKRGRPKKMNTANPERKPKKNQSALDLLHSQTVSRTGTASSSPQDACRSPHSPFYQLPPSVQRHSPNPLLVAPTPPALQKLLESFKIQYLQFLAYTKTPQYKANLQQLLDQEKERNAQLLGTAQQLFGHCQAQKEEIRRLFQQKLDELGVKALTYNDLIQAQKEISAHNQQLREQSEQLERDNSELRSQSLQLLRARCEELKLDWSSLSLENLRKEKQALRSQISEKQRHCLELQISIVELEKSQRQQELLQLKSCVPPDDALSMHLRGKGTLGRELEAEASRLHLELDCARLALPHVSSMSPELSMNGHATSYELCGALSRPSSKQNTPQYLASPLDQEVVPCTPSHSGRPRLEKLSGLALPDYTRLSPAKIVLRRHLSQDHAGPAKMVASEVHSRAEHAKESSLPCQSPGLSSSMKLSPQDPRPTSPGALPIAGEKSSEKSGKERAYGGHGETITSLPISIPLSTVQPNKLPVSIPLASVVLPSRAERVRSTPSPVPQPRDSSSTLEKQNGANAHAAGSSAGGRGLSLAPTGFYSGSMAISGALVGSPAPLASGAEPVALDEPSSSGSLFTTVGSRSTTPQHPLLMPPRHPGPASPAHPLSASPRLAGATQCPPPDVGKGDLPSDSGFSDPESEAKRRIVFTISAGGGSTKQSPSTKHSPLAPGARGDCGQSHGQDSRKRGRRKRTSAGTPSLSTGVSPKRRALPSVAGLFTQSSGSPLNLSSMVSNINQPLEITAISSPENSLKSSPIPYQDHDQPPVLKKERPLSQTNGAHYSPLTSDEEPGSEDEPSSTRIERKIATISLESKSPPKTLENAGGGLGRKPAPASEPVNSSKWKSTFSPISDIGLAKSADSPLQASSALGQSSLFAFRPAPEEPVAAEAKLATHPRKGFSGSLSGADGLSPGANPPNGLAFSGGLAADLSLHGFNDGASLSHKGPEVAGLSAPLSFPSQRGKEGPSEANPFLNKRQLEGLGGLKGEGGPGKEPTEPGLPPCGLTDKAALPHGSRPSKGRDRELDFKNGHNLFISAATVPPGGLLGGPGLATAVSSAGSAAPATQAHRPFLGTFAPGPQFTLGPMSLQANLGSVAGSSVLQSLFSSVPAAAGLVHVSSAATRLTNSHTMGSFSSGVAGGTVGGVFNHTVPSASAHPFGASVGSGAVCSSATLGLSPLQAAASTSASSFQAPASVETRPPPPPPPAPLPPQHLGRPPAGPPVLHAPPPNVALPPPAALLASNPEPMLLQNLASIPANKAFLPSSSATSLQPANASLSVKLASLPHKVSRPSFTVHHQPLPRLALAQATPAIPQASSTGPSAVWVSLGMPPPYAAHLSGVKPR; this comes from the exons GTGGCAGAATCGTGTCCTCGAAACCCTTCGCACCTCTCAACTTCAGAATCAACAGTAGAAACTTGAGTG ACATTGGCACCATCATGCGTGTGGTTGAGCTGTCACCCCTGAAGGGCTCGGTGTCGTGGACGGGGAAGCCAGTCTCCTACTACCTGCACACCATCGACCGCACCATA cttgaaaactatttttctagtCTGAAAAACCCAAAACTCAGG GAGGAGCAAGAGGCAGCTCGGCGTCGGCAGCAGCGAGAGAGCAAGAGCAACGCGACCACCCCCACCAAGGTCCCCGAGAGCAAGGCGGCCGCACCCGCCAAGGTCCCCGAGAGCAAGGCGGCTGGGCCCGCTGAGGCCCCCAGG GATTCTGGTGCTGAGGAGGAAAAAGCGGGGGTAACCACTGTCAAAAAGCCATCTCCCTCCAAAGCCCGGAAGAAGAAATTGAACAAGAAGGGGCGGAAGATGGCTGGCCGAAAGCGTGGGCGTCCCAAGAAAATGAACACTGCAAACCCCGAGCGCAAGCCCAAGAAGAACCAATCTGCACTGGATCTCCTGCACAGCCAGACCGTGTCCCGGACAGGGACAGCATCCTCCTCGCCCCAGG ATGCCTGCCGGTCACCTCACAGCCCGTTCTACCAGCTACCTCCCAGTGTGCAGCGGCACTCCCCCAACCCACTGCTGGTGGCGCCCACCCCACCTGCGCTACAAAAGCTGCTAG AGTCGTTCAAGATTCAGTACCTGCAGTTCCTGGCTTACACGAAGACCCCCCAGTACAAGGCCAACCTGCAGCAGCTGCTGGACCAGGAGAAG GAGAGGAACGCCCAGTTGCTGGGCACCGCACAGCAGCTCTTCGGCCACTGCCAGGCCCAGAAGGAGGAGATCAGGAGACTCTTCCAGCAAAAACTGGATGAG CTGGGTGTGAAGGCCCTGACCTACAATGACCTGATCCAAGCCCAGAAGGAGATCTCTGCTCACAACCAGCAGCTGCGGGAGCAGTCCGAGCAGCTGGAGAGGGACAACAGCGAGCTGCGCAGCCAGAGCCTGCAGCTG CTCCGGGCCCGGTGTGAGGAGCTGAAGTTGGATTGGTCCTCCCTGTCCCTGGAGAACCTGCGCAAGGAGAAGCAGGCCCTGAGGAGCCAGATCTCGGAGAAGCAGCGGCACTGCCTGGAGCTGCAG ATCAGCATTGTGGAGCTGGAAAAGAGCCAGCGGCAGCAGGAGCTTCTGCAGCTCAAGTCCTGCGTGCCGCCTGACGATGCGCTGTCCATGCACCTGCGCGGGAAGGGCACCCTGGGCCGGGAGCTGGAGGCGGAGGCCAGCAGGCTGCACTTGGAGCTGGACTGTGCCAGGCTTGCCCTGCCTCACGTGAGCAGCATGAGCCCAGAGCTCTCCATGAATGGCCACGCCACCAGCTATGAGCTCTGTGGTGCTCTGAGTCGGCCTTCTTCCAAGCAGAACACCCCCCAGTACCTCGCCTCCCCCTTGGACCAGGAGGTCGTGCCCTGCACCCCCAGCCACAGCGGCCGCCCCCGGCTGGAGAAGCTGTCGGGCCTGGCCTTGCCGGACTACACCAGGCTCTCCCCAGCCAAGATCGTGCTTAGGAGGCACCTGAGCCAGGACCACGCTGGGCCTGCCAAGATGGTTGCCAGTGAAGTGCACTCGCG AGCTGAGCACGCCAAGGAAAGCAGCCTTCCCTGCCAGAGCCCTGGCCTCTCGAGCAGCATGAAGCTGAGCCCTCAAGACCCCCGGCCCACTTCTCCAGGGGCCTTGCCCATCGCAGGAGAAAAGAGCAGTGAGAAG AGTGGGAAGGAGCGAGCCTATGGCGGCCACGGGGAGACCATCACCAGCCTGCCCATCAGCATCCCGCTCAGCACTGTGCAGCCAAACAAGCTTCCTGTCAGCATTCCCCTGGCCAGTGTGGTGCTGCCCAGCCGCGCCGAGAGGGTG AGGagcacccccagccctgtgccGCAGCCCCGAGACTCTTCGTCTACCCTGGAGAAGCAGAATGGTGCTAACGCCCATGCCGCTGGGAGTAGTGCAGGAGGCAGGGGCCTCTCTCTGGCACCCACAG GATTCTACTCTGGCTCCATGGCCATCAGCGGGGCCCTGGTGGGCAGCCCTGCTCCACTCGCCTCTGGAGCTGAGCCTGTGGCCCTGGATGAGCCCTCTAGCTCCGGGAGCCTCTTCACCACTGTGGGGTCCCGCAGCACCACGCCGCAGCACCCTCTGCTGATGCCGCCCCGACACCCGGGCCCCGCCTCTCCTGCCCACCCGCTCTCTGCCAGCCCTCGGCTGGCTGGTGCCACCCAGTGCCCACCTCCTGACGTCGGCAAGGGAGACTTGCCCTCTGACTCGGGCTTCTCAGACCCGGAGAGTGAAGCCAAGAGGAGGATCGTGTTTACCATCTCAGCTGGTGGGGGCAGCACCAAGCAGTCGCCTTCCACCAAGCACAGCCCCCTGGCCCCAGGAGCCCGCGGAGACTGTGGGCAGAGCCATGGGCAGGACAGCCGCAAGCGTGGCCGGAGGAAGCGCACGTCAGCTGGGACCCCAAGCCTGAGCACAGGCGTGTCCCCCAAGCGCCGGGCCCTGCCGTCTGTTGCTGGCCTCTTCACACAGTCCTCAGGGTCCCCCCTCAACCTCAGCTCCATG GTCAGTAACATCAACCAGCCCTTAGAGATCACGGCCATCTCATCCCCTGAGAACTCGCTGAAGAGCTCCCCCATCCCCTACCAGGACCACGACCAGCCGCCCGTGCTCAAGAAGGAGCGGCCCCTGAGCCAGACCAACGGGGCCCACTACTCCCCACTGACCTCTGATGAGGAGCCAGGTTCTGAGGACGAGCCCAGCAGCACCCG AATTGAGAGAAAAATTGCAACAATCTCCTTAGAAAGTAAATCTCCCCCCAAAACCTTGGAAAACG CAGGTGGTGGCTTGGGACGGAAGCCAGCCCCTGCGAGCGAGCCCGTCAACAGCAGCAAGTGGAAATCCACCTTCTCACCCATCTCCGACATTGGCCTGGCCAAGTCTGCAGACAGCCCCCTGCAGGCGAGCTCCGCGCTGGGCCAGAGCTCCTTGTTCGCCTTTCGGCCAGCCCCAGAGGAGCCTGTCGCGGCCGAGGCCAAGCTGGCTACCCACCCAAGGAAAGGCTTTTCTGGCTCGCTGTCAGGGGCAGATGGGCTCAGCCCAGGCGCCAACCCTCCCAACGGCCTGGCCTTCAGCGGGGGCCTTGCCGCGGACCTCAGTTTACATGGCTTCAACGACGGTGCTTCCCTTTCCCACAAGGGCCCTGAAGTGGCCGGTCTGAGTGCCCCACTGAGCTTCCCCTCCCAGCGGGGCAAGGAGGGCCCCTCTGAGGCCAACCCCTTCCTGAACAAGAGGCAGCTGGAGGGCCTGGGTGGCCTGAAGGGTGAGGGTGGCCCTGGCAAGGAGCCCACTGAGCCTGGCCTGCCCCCTTGCGGGCTCACGGACAAGGCTGCCCTGCCACACGGCAGCAGGCCCAGCAAAGGCCGGGACCGCGAGCTGGACTTCAAGAACGGCCACAATCTCTTCATCTCCGCCGCGACGGTGCCTCCTGGGGGCCTCCTGGGAGGCCCTGGCCTCGCCACCGCAGTGTCCTCTGCCGGCAGTGCAGCTCCCGCCACCCAGGCACACCGCCCCTTCTTGGGCACCTTCGCCCCTGGGCCCCAGTTCACCCTGGGCCCCATGTCCCTACAGGCCAACCTCGGTTCTGTGGCTGGCTCATCTGTGCTACAATCCTTATTCAGCTCCGTGCCGGCCGCCGCGGGCCTGGTACATGTGTCGTCCGCCGCAACTAGACTGACCAACTCCCACACCATGGGCAGCTTCTCTTCTGGGGTGGCTGGCGGAACCGTTGGAG GTGTCTTTAACCACACGGTGCCTTCTGCCTCTGCTCATCCGTTTGGAGCCAGTGTCGGCAGCGGGGCTGTGTGTAGCAGCGCCACGCTGGGCCTGAGCCCGCTGCAGGCGGCGGCCAGCACCTCGGCCTCTTCCTTTCAGGCCCCGGCCTCGGTCGAGACTCGGCCGCCCCCTCCGCCTCCGCCTGCCCCGCTTCCTCCTCAGCACCTGGGCCGGCCCCCTGCGGGGCCGCCTGTCCTCCATGCCCCCCCTCCTAACGTCGCCTTGCCTCCTCCTGCCGCGCTGCTGGCCTCTAACCCTGAGCCCATGCTTCTGCAGAACCTAGCGTCTATCCCGGCTAACAAAGCTTTCTTACCCTCCTCCTCGGCCACCTCTCTGCAGCCTGCTAACGCCTCTCTGTCTGTCAAGCTCGCCTCCCTCCCGCACAAGGTCTCCCGCCCCTCCTTCACGGTGCACCACCAGCCCCTGCCCCGGCTGGCCCTGGCGCAGGCCACGCCCGCCATCCCGCAGGCCAGCTCCACAGGGCCGTCCGCTGTGTGGGTTTCCCTTGGCATGCCGCCTCCGTATGCCGCACACCTTTCGGGGGTTAAGCCTCGATAA
- the Dot1l gene encoding histone-lysine N-methyltransferase, H3 lysine-79 specific isoform X6, with translation MVWKKACRIHTGTRRFPLRRVERADRQHKVDHQLKERFANMKEGGRIVSSKPFAPLNFRINSRNLSDIGTIMRVVELSPLKGSVSWTGKPVSYYLHTIDRTILENYFSSLKNPKLREEQEAARRRQQRESKSNATTPTKVPESKAAAPAKVPESKAAGPAEAPRDSGAEEEKAGVTTVKKPSPSKARKKKLNKKGRKMAGRKRGRPKKMNTANPERKPKKNQSALDLLHSQTVSRTGTASSSPQDACRSPHSPFYQLPPSVQRHSPNPLLVAPTPPALQKLLESFKIQYLQFLAYTKTPQYKANLQQLLDQEKERNAQLLGTAQQLFGHCQAQKEEIRRLFQQKLDELGVKALTYNDLIQAQKEISAHNQQLREQSEQLERDNSELRSQSLQLLRARCEELKLDWSSLSLENLRKEKQALRSQISEKQRHCLELQISIVELEKSQRQQELLQLKSCVPPDDALSMHLRGKGTLGRELEAEASRLHLELDCARLALPHVSSMSPELSMNGHATSYELCGALSRPSSKQNTPQYLASPLDQEVVPCTPSHSGRPRLEKLSGLALPDYTRLSPAKIVLRRHLSQDHAGPAKMVASEVHSRAEHAKESSLPCQSPGLSSSMKLSPQDPRPTSPGALPIAGEKSSEKSGKERAYGGHGETITSLPISIPLSTVQPNKLPVSIPLASVVLPSRAERVRSTPSPVPQPRDSSSTLEKQNGANAHAAGSSAGGRGLSLAPTGFYSGSMAISGALVGSPAPLASGAEPVALDEPSSSGSLFTTVGSRSTTPQHPLLMPPRHPGPASPAHPLSASPRLAGATQCPPPDVGKGDLPSDSGFSDPESEAKRRIVFTISAGGGSTKQSPSTKHSPLAPGARGDCGQSHGQDSRKRGRRKRTSAGTPSLSTGVSPKRRALPSVAGLFTQSSGSPLNLSSMVSNINQPLEITAISSPENSLKSSPIPYQDHDQPPVLKKERPLSQTNGAHYSPLTSDEEPGSEDEPSSTRIERKIATISLESKSPPKTLENAGGGLGRKPAPASEPVNSSKWKSTFSPISDIGLAKSADSPLQASSALGQSSLFAFRPAPEEPVAAEAKLATHPRKGFSGSLSGADGLSPGANPPNGLAFSGGLAADLSLHGFNDGASLSHKGPEVAGLSAPLSFPSQRGKEGPSEANPFLNKRQLEGLGGLKGEGGPGKEPTEPGLPPCGLTDKAALPHGSRPSKGRDRELDFKNGHNLFISAATVPPGGLLGGPGLATAVSSAGSAAPATQAHRPFLGTFAPGPQFTLGPMSLQANLGSVAGSSVLQSLFSSVPAAAGLVHVSSAATRLTNSHTMGSFSSGVAGGTVGGVFNHTVPSASAHPFGASVGSGAVCSSATLGLSPLQAAASTSASSFQAPASVETRPPPPPPPAPLPPQHLGRPPAGPPVLHAPPPNVALPPPAALLASNPEPMLLQNLASIPANKAFLPSSSATSLQPANASLSVKLASLPHKVSRPSFTVHHQPLPRLALAQATPAIPQASSTGPSAVWVSLGMPPPYAAHLSGVKPR, from the exons GTGGCAGAATCGTGTCCTCGAAACCCTTCGCACCTCTCAACTTCAGAATCAACAGTAGAAACTTGAGTG ACATTGGCACCATCATGCGTGTGGTTGAGCTGTCACCCCTGAAGGGCTCGGTGTCGTGGACGGGGAAGCCAGTCTCCTACTACCTGCACACCATCGACCGCACCATA cttgaaaactatttttctagtCTGAAAAACCCAAAACTCAGG GAGGAGCAAGAGGCAGCTCGGCGTCGGCAGCAGCGAGAGAGCAAGAGCAACGCGACCACCCCCACCAAGGTCCCCGAGAGCAAGGCGGCCGCACCCGCCAAGGTCCCCGAGAGCAAGGCGGCTGGGCCCGCTGAGGCCCCCAGG GATTCTGGTGCTGAGGAGGAAAAAGCGGGGGTAACCACTGTCAAAAAGCCATCTCCCTCCAAAGCCCGGAAGAAGAAATTGAACAAGAAGGGGCGGAAGATGGCTGGCCGAAAGCGTGGGCGTCCCAAGAAAATGAACACTGCAAACCCCGAGCGCAAGCCCAAGAAGAACCAATCTGCACTGGATCTCCTGCACAGCCAGACCGTGTCCCGGACAGGGACAGCATCCTCCTCGCCCCAGG ATGCCTGCCGGTCACCTCACAGCCCGTTCTACCAGCTACCTCCCAGTGTGCAGCGGCACTCCCCCAACCCACTGCTGGTGGCGCCCACCCCACCTGCGCTACAAAAGCTGCTAG AGTCGTTCAAGATTCAGTACCTGCAGTTCCTGGCTTACACGAAGACCCCCCAGTACAAGGCCAACCTGCAGCAGCTGCTGGACCAGGAGAAG GAGAGGAACGCCCAGTTGCTGGGCACCGCACAGCAGCTCTTCGGCCACTGCCAGGCCCAGAAGGAGGAGATCAGGAGACTCTTCCAGCAAAAACTGGATGAG CTGGGTGTGAAGGCCCTGACCTACAATGACCTGATCCAAGCCCAGAAGGAGATCTCTGCTCACAACCAGCAGCTGCGGGAGCAGTCCGAGCAGCTGGAGAGGGACAACAGCGAGCTGCGCAGCCAGAGCCTGCAGCTG CTCCGGGCCCGGTGTGAGGAGCTGAAGTTGGATTGGTCCTCCCTGTCCCTGGAGAACCTGCGCAAGGAGAAGCAGGCCCTGAGGAGCCAGATCTCGGAGAAGCAGCGGCACTGCCTGGAGCTGCAG ATCAGCATTGTGGAGCTGGAAAAGAGCCAGCGGCAGCAGGAGCTTCTGCAGCTCAAGTCCTGCGTGCCGCCTGACGATGCGCTGTCCATGCACCTGCGCGGGAAGGGCACCCTGGGCCGGGAGCTGGAGGCGGAGGCCAGCAGGCTGCACTTGGAGCTGGACTGTGCCAGGCTTGCCCTGCCTCACGTGAGCAGCATGAGCCCAGAGCTCTCCATGAATGGCCACGCCACCAGCTATGAGCTCTGTGGTGCTCTGAGTCGGCCTTCTTCCAAGCAGAACACCCCCCAGTACCTCGCCTCCCCCTTGGACCAGGAGGTCGTGCCCTGCACCCCCAGCCACAGCGGCCGCCCCCGGCTGGAGAAGCTGTCGGGCCTGGCCTTGCCGGACTACACCAGGCTCTCCCCAGCCAAGATCGTGCTTAGGAGGCACCTGAGCCAGGACCACGCTGGGCCTGCCAAGATGGTTGCCAGTGAAGTGCACTCGCG AGCTGAGCACGCCAAGGAAAGCAGCCTTCCCTGCCAGAGCCCTGGCCTCTCGAGCAGCATGAAGCTGAGCCCTCAAGACCCCCGGCCCACTTCTCCAGGGGCCTTGCCCATCGCAGGAGAAAAGAGCAGTGAGAAG AGTGGGAAGGAGCGAGCCTATGGCGGCCACGGGGAGACCATCACCAGCCTGCCCATCAGCATCCCGCTCAGCACTGTGCAGCCAAACAAGCTTCCTGTCAGCATTCCCCTGGCCAGTGTGGTGCTGCCCAGCCGCGCCGAGAGGGTG AGGagcacccccagccctgtgccGCAGCCCCGAGACTCTTCGTCTACCCTGGAGAAGCAGAATGGTGCTAACGCCCATGCCGCTGGGAGTAGTGCAGGAGGCAGGGGCCTCTCTCTGGCACCCACAG GATTCTACTCTGGCTCCATGGCCATCAGCGGGGCCCTGGTGGGCAGCCCTGCTCCACTCGCCTCTGGAGCTGAGCCTGTGGCCCTGGATGAGCCCTCTAGCTCCGGGAGCCTCTTCACCACTGTGGGGTCCCGCAGCACCACGCCGCAGCACCCTCTGCTGATGCCGCCCCGACACCCGGGCCCCGCCTCTCCTGCCCACCCGCTCTCTGCCAGCCCTCGGCTGGCTGGTGCCACCCAGTGCCCACCTCCTGACGTCGGCAAGGGAGACTTGCCCTCTGACTCGGGCTTCTCAGACCCGGAGAGTGAAGCCAAGAGGAGGATCGTGTTTACCATCTCAGCTGGTGGGGGCAGCACCAAGCAGTCGCCTTCCACCAAGCACAGCCCCCTGGCCCCAGGAGCCCGCGGAGACTGTGGGCAGAGCCATGGGCAGGACAGCCGCAAGCGTGGCCGGAGGAAGCGCACGTCAGCTGGGACCCCAAGCCTGAGCACAGGCGTGTCCCCCAAGCGCCGGGCCCTGCCGTCTGTTGCTGGCCTCTTCACACAGTCCTCAGGGTCCCCCCTCAACCTCAGCTCCATG GTCAGTAACATCAACCAGCCCTTAGAGATCACGGCCATCTCATCCCCTGAGAACTCGCTGAAGAGCTCCCCCATCCCCTACCAGGACCACGACCAGCCGCCCGTGCTCAAGAAGGAGCGGCCCCTGAGCCAGACCAACGGGGCCCACTACTCCCCACTGACCTCTGATGAGGAGCCAGGTTCTGAGGACGAGCCCAGCAGCACCCG AATTGAGAGAAAAATTGCAACAATCTCCTTAGAAAGTAAATCTCCCCCCAAAACCTTGGAAAACG CAGGTGGTGGCTTGGGACGGAAGCCAGCCCCTGCGAGCGAGCCCGTCAACAGCAGCAAGTGGAAATCCACCTTCTCACCCATCTCCGACATTGGCCTGGCCAAGTCTGCAGACAGCCCCCTGCAGGCGAGCTCCGCGCTGGGCCAGAGCTCCTTGTTCGCCTTTCGGCCAGCCCCAGAGGAGCCTGTCGCGGCCGAGGCCAAGCTGGCTACCCACCCAAGGAAAGGCTTTTCTGGCTCGCTGTCAGGGGCAGATGGGCTCAGCCCAGGCGCCAACCCTCCCAACGGCCTGGCCTTCAGCGGGGGCCTTGCCGCGGACCTCAGTTTACATGGCTTCAACGACGGTGCTTCCCTTTCCCACAAGGGCCCTGAAGTGGCCGGTCTGAGTGCCCCACTGAGCTTCCCCTCCCAGCGGGGCAAGGAGGGCCCCTCTGAGGCCAACCCCTTCCTGAACAAGAGGCAGCTGGAGGGCCTGGGTGGCCTGAAGGGTGAGGGTGGCCCTGGCAAGGAGCCCACTGAGCCTGGCCTGCCCCCTTGCGGGCTCACGGACAAGGCTGCCCTGCCACACGGCAGCAGGCCCAGCAAAGGCCGGGACCGCGAGCTGGACTTCAAGAACGGCCACAATCTCTTCATCTCCGCCGCGACGGTGCCTCCTGGGGGCCTCCTGGGAGGCCCTGGCCTCGCCACCGCAGTGTCCTCTGCCGGCAGTGCAGCTCCCGCCACCCAGGCACACCGCCCCTTCTTGGGCACCTTCGCCCCTGGGCCCCAGTTCACCCTGGGCCCCATGTCCCTACAGGCCAACCTCGGTTCTGTGGCTGGCTCATCTGTGCTACAATCCTTATTCAGCTCCGTGCCGGCCGCCGCGGGCCTGGTACATGTGTCGTCCGCCGCAACTAGACTGACCAACTCCCACACCATGGGCAGCTTCTCTTCTGGGGTGGCTGGCGGAACCGTTGGAG GTGTCTTTAACCACACGGTGCCTTCTGCCTCTGCTCATCCGTTTGGAGCCAGTGTCGGCAGCGGGGCTGTGTGTAGCAGCGCCACGCTGGGCCTGAGCCCGCTGCAGGCGGCGGCCAGCACCTCGGCCTCTTCCTTTCAGGCCCCGGCCTCGGTCGAGACTCGGCCGCCCCCTCCGCCTCCGCCTGCCCCGCTTCCTCCTCAGCACCTGGGCCGGCCCCCTGCGGGGCCGCCTGTCCTCCATGCCCCCCCTCCTAACGTCGCCTTGCCTCCTCCTGCCGCGCTGCTGGCCTCTAACCCTGAGCCCATGCTTCTGCAGAACCTAGCGTCTATCCCGGCTAACAAAGCTTTCTTACCCTCCTCCTCGGCCACCTCTCTGCAGCCTGCTAACGCCTCTCTGTCTGTCAAGCTCGCCTCCCTCCCGCACAAGGTCTCCCGCCCCTCCTTCACGGTGCACCACCAGCCCCTGCCCCGGCTGGCCCTGGCGCAGGCCACGCCCGCCATCCCGCAGGCCAGCTCCACAGGGCCGTCCGCTGTGTGGGTTTCCCTTGGCATGCCGCCTCCGTATGCCGCACACCTTTCGGGGGTTAAGCCTCGATAA